From the Papilio machaon chromosome 13, ilPapMach1.1, whole genome shotgun sequence genome, the window tatttttttatattgtgcgCCATCAGCACGTCGATGAGCAGCCCTACTGCGTGTAAGTATACAATCTATAGagttatatcaaattatttataacagatatgttttaaagtttaaaaaatctaaaagacTATTGATGGGTTTTACATCTGGCGGAGCTATTTGgaacgtaaaattaaaaaaaaaacctaagaATAATATCTTCTAATTTATCAAATTCATATATGGATTAATATTTTCACGTTTAGAGTTGGCTTCTTAAcacaatatttgtaagatacagcagtgaaaaataattgaaattgtcCTTGCAGATGTAAACGAGGGTCGCGGTATTGGATCTACATTATGGGGCTGGATAACATATCCATTTACATGGTGGAATTCCTCGTCGACGGAGAACGAAATCGAAACCACAACGTCAGTATTCACTCACGACAATAACATAGAGATAGCCAAACATAACGTCACCGTGTGGTGCAACGACCAGACTTGCACCACTATGAAATGCGACAAAGACGGTTGCAATAACGTAACCTGTAATATATACGATACGGACATGTCAGGAATGTGCAGGGAATATACTATCAAGCCCGAAGAAATTCCAACTAACAAACCAATTACGCAAGTAACGGAAGAACAAAAGACAACTGTAGTAACAACAGTAGAGACGTCATCCTTACCAAGTATTACGAATGCAGGAGTTGAAGAACGACCTTTAGAGTTAGAAGCGGTCCTCTCTTCTACAGTTCCCATTGATGACGAAGATAAAGATGAAGATCAGTCTTAATTTTACGACacttattttgtaaatcatatgtttgtttgtttgtatgtgaAATTAATGTAGGTAAggaaaataatactaatttaaGATGGCGCATTCGCGTacgtatgtaaatatttttttcatatcttcAATTTGATTTCATCAGAGTTTAAATAAGACTACCATTGTAATTGCGAAACTAGAATCTCGgtcatattaaataggaatagcaattttatttgttttttaaatgtatgatttttttcatttaatgccATGCAGTTACTAACATTTAAAACCTACTAtcctgtaataatttattaaagttaaaatattattgtcgATTACTTTTGTCAAtagaattgtaataaataacatttaaataaatcatatattatacatcttttaattaaatatatgatatttaatattataataaatgctaAATTATAGTTTCGAGTTAAGTTTTTATGGATTGAATGTAAAATTAGAAGTATATAGGACGTTTTAAGAAAAgaagctttatttttaacatcgcCGGATATGACTAGCTAATCATTAATatcatacaataattatagagtgataatataaaatgttacgaTAAACTATCAATGGACTTGTCATAATTCTGCTACACAAAAGGTAAGTCGAATAGATTACGAATGTTGTTAAAATACTGATATGGAAGCTAGTAATGATTCATCGAAGACAATGTCTTTGTAAACGCATACATATC encodes:
- the LOC106717796 gene encoding uncharacterized protein LOC106717796 yields the protein MSTFPRAYLGRDRGMACFTVYKAQVGLCKHLFPQKRRVLPVVMLISNKFVYFFILCAISTSMSSPTAYVNEGRGIGSTLWGWITYPFTWWNSSSTENEIETTTSVFTHDNNIEIAKHNVTVWCNDQTCTTMKCDKDGCNNVTCNIYDTDMSGMCREYTIKPEEIPTNKPITQVTEEQKTTVVTTVETSSLPSITNAGVEERPLELEAVLSSTVPIDDEDKDEDQS